From the Bacteroidales bacterium genome, the window TTAAAGAAACACAAGATGGTTATCAATAATTGAATTTTTAAACATACTCTTAAAGTATCAGATTCATATAAAAGGACGTAAAATTTTAAAAAAACATGTCTAACTTAGCAAGTAAGGTGGATGATGAACAACTCGCAAACCATGTTTCCTGCTTTAAAAAGTAATCTTATGAAATTGAATAGCTTCAAGTCACTCCTTTATTTTCTTTTCATTTTCCAATTCATGTTTCCTGCTTCATTTTTAAGGGCATCCGTAAAGGATACTCTGTTGATCAATGAAGGCCTGGCCCTCCCTATGGCCAGGGGGACAACGGAAACCATCCTTCTGACCAATACCATTGAAGCTGCCCTGGCATTAGGAACATGGTCAGTTCCTAAAGAAGGAGATGAAGTTTTGCAACAGGATGGGAAAAAATATGCATGGAGCAGGGTCAAAGCTGGGAGTCAGGGGTGGTTTAATTTTCCCACCCGGGGTGTAAATTACCTGTATACCACCTTGGAAATGGAGAAAGATACGGTGTTGATTATCAGTCTTCAGGGCAATGATATGGTATATATAAATGGAGCTGCGCGCACCGGGAATGTTTATGGAACCAGCGATTCCTACGCTGCCTGGGAAAAAGACTGGAATTTTGTTACCATACCGGTGAAACTCAAAAAAGGGAAAAATGAATTTATCTTCAGGGTATCCAGGGGAAAGATGAAAGCTAAATTATATGCGCCTTCCTCATTATGCCAACTTATTCCAAATGACCTTACACTTCCCGACTTTCTCATTGAAGAAGAACCTGCAATGCCTGGCGCCATTGAAATCATTAATTCAACAGCTTACCCCCGGACTGACCTGGTTTTGGAAGTGATAGATATGAATGGGAGTTGCCGGACTTCGACAATTCCTGTCATTCAGCCTTTTTCAGTCCGCAAATGTGCATTCCTGTTCCCCGAATATTTATATAAGGAGAAAGGTGAAGTTCCGGTTAAACTGCAGTTAAGCAGGAAAACAGGTAACAGGCTTGAATTACTGGATGAAGTGAGCATTCAATTAAGGGTAATGGACAAATCCGAAAATCATAAGGAGACATTTCTAAGTAAAATAGATGGAAGCGTACAATATTACAGCGTAAATCCTCCACGAAATTATGACTGGAAAAGCCCTACAGCCTTAATCTTTTCAGTACATGGTGCTTCTGTAGAGGCTATTAATCAGTCAGGATCCTATTATCCCAAAACCTGGGGCATGATTGTTTCACCAACAAACCGTCGCCCTTATGGGTATAACTGGGAAGACTGGGGGAGGATGGATGCACTTGAAGTGCTGGAGATTGCTACTTCAAAGTTTCCCATCGATAAGAGCAAAGTTTACTTAACCGGGCATTCCATGGGTGGACATGGTACATGGCATCTCGGAGCAATGTACCCTGACCGATTTGCTGCTATTGGGCCCAGCGCAGGATGGATCAGTTTCTGGAGCTACCGATTTAAAGATGTCAATCTCAATGATTCTACTCCTGTTAAAAAAATGATTCGCCGACCTACTTCCCCAAGTGAAACACCATTATTTGCTGAAAATTACAAGCAATTAGGGGTCTATGTGATTCATGGTGAGGATGATGATAATGTATTGATTGATCAGGCAAAAATGATGGTAAACAGGCTTGAAGAAATAGGTCATAAAGATTATCAGTTTCATTATCAGCCTAAGGCAGGGCATTGGTGGGATGAATCTGATGAGCCAGGTGCAGATTGTGTAGATTGGCCTCCAATGTTTGATTTTTTTACCCGACATACAATTCCTGCCAATGACCAGGTACTGAATATTGACTTCCTGACATCAAATCCCGGTGTTTCATCCAGAAATCACTGGTTATTGATTGATGCACAAACTGAACAGCTGTCAATGAGTGAAGCTCATCTTAAGGTGGAACCCGGCCAGGGGAAGTTTTCGGGTACAACCTCGAATATTGCGAGATTGGCATTGGATCTGGATATCGTCTCAGGTAAAGAAAAGATTTGGATTGAACTGGATAAGACCAAAGCTTTTGAAGTCATAGTGAAGCCGGGACAAAAACAATTATGGCTTGAATTGTCTAAAGGGAAATGGAATGTTGTCGGTGAACCTGACATGGCATTGAAAAATGCTAATCGGTATGGTACATTCAAAGATGTTTTCAAAAATAGAATGGTATTCGTATATGGAACCCGAGGGAATGCTGAAGAAAATACATGGGCTTTTGATAAAGCAAGGTATGATGCAGAACGGTTCTGGTACCAGGGGAATGGGTCTATCGAAGTAGTAGCAGATACCGATTTTGATACCCTGGCTTTTGCAGGCAGAAATATCATCCTATTTGGAAACCGGGACACCAACAAAGCCTGGGATCTGCTGCTCTATAACTCACCTGTGCAGGTTACAAAAGAATCTGTGAAAGTGAATGATGAAATCTATAAGGGAAATGACCTTGCATGCCTGTTTGTAAGGCCCAGGAATGGAGATGAAATTTCACTTGTCGGGGTAGTTTCAGGCACAGGCCTCACTGGTATGAGAATCTGCACACGTTTACCCTACCTAAGTCCGGGAATCGGCCTGCCGGATTGTACTGTTCTTAATGCCAGGGTTATGACTGGGGGTGAAGAGGGTGTGATTCTAACCGGATTTTTTGGCCTGGACTGGAGCGTTGAAAAGGGTGAATTTGCCGGGAAAAATTAAGTGCGACTAAGGACATCGGAAGATGATTGCTGTTTCTTTTTTCGCGAGTTCAGAAGAAAGCGGATCAGATAGTAGCATAGTAAACCAGCAGGTATAGCAAGCAACATCCAGGCAACTATTCCATAAATACTCAGGATTCCAAGAAAGCCGATCCCATGCAGGATGCCCTGGTCAAAAGCATTCAAAATTAAATGGAGTTGGATTTTATGATCCTGAGCCTGGAAGAGGATTGCTCCAAAGCGTATCAAAGGCAAAATCAGTATAAGCTGAACCGGTGCCAGTACCCAGTTCAGGGATTGTATAATTGCAAGATTCTGTCTGAAAAGTGCAGCAAACAAAACACCTAGTAAAGTTGTGGTTCCAATAATTGGAAAACAACCCACCAGTATCCCAATAGTCAATGAAAAGGCAAGTTTTTCATTTGAAAAACCTTTGGCTGGCAATACTCTTAGTGGAAGTAGTATTTTATGATATATCGAATCTAAAAACTTCATTGGATGGTCATCTGCCCTTATATACTACTGCATAAATAACTGATTCCCAGCGTTAAATCATGATATGGTTTCAATAGGAGGGAACCTGGATCCATGAAACCTTAAATTCTTATTCCACAATAAAGGTCTCAATTCCATAGGCTCCGATTGGAAATATTACGGATCCTTCTTTGGGAAGCAATTCCTTTGCAGGGAATTCAAGCAAATTTGCGTGATGTGCTTTTTTCAGTGGGAGAAATCCTTTGAAATTAAGCTCGGTGGGTTCAGGTGAAATGTTGTAAACCCTGAAAGTAGTACCCTTCCCATCTTCCTGCTGTTTCACAGTAGAAAGTATTAAGTCGGGTGATTGGGTGGAGAAAAAGCTAAGCTCTTCAGGCAGTGATGCCATAGAAAAGGAATTAGGATCGGTTACTACATATAGGTTTTCATTCGCTTGCTGTGCATTCCGGAATCCGTTTATCCAGCCGGGAGCATGTGTGAACAAGGAGAAACTGAAATGATGGTCACCTGTTTGCAGGTATTCATTTCCTTCTTCATGACAGCTCCGCCTTGAGGATAATAATATAGGCTGAAGAATGAGTTTTTTTGAATCTGGATTGCTTGGATCAATATAATCTACAACTGCTACACTGGAACTTAAACTGGCTCCCCATTGGCTATTGCTGGCACTTATCCAGTTACCAATTCCTCTTGGATGAATTTCACTGCATTTTGTTGTATATCGCTCTCCCGCAGCTCCGTCGAATTCATCAAGCCCAACATTCAGAACTCCAAAAGGTACTTCGTAACTCAATTGATTTTCCTGCATTTTCAATGGGAATGCTATTCTATACTCCCGGTACAATATTCCTTCATAATTTAAGAGTGATAGGTTAATATCGATGCGTTTTATTTGATGATAAAACCTGAGGGATTGCTCAATCATAGCATTTTGAATCGGTTGCCTGAGTCTGAATTCAGTATAGACATCACCATTTTCCATACAAACCCATTGAGATGGATAGTTGGATGCCTTATCAAGACCTTGCATATCCACTTGCTGAATATCTGCAAATTCCCCCGCACCGGTTCCTTCTGAATGAAGTGTGAAAACTTCGGCACCCTTAAAAGTTGTAGTATCCAGAATTTCCTGCTTCAACACTTTATCATAGAGAGAAGCGATTCCACCTGCGGTTAATTTCACTGAGTAAAATTCATTCTCAAAGGTACCTGTATGCTTGTTTTGATCGATGGATGATTTCTTATCTGAAGCTCTGAGATAATAGGTTTTATAGCCTATAGAGGGTACTTTTTCAGCCACAAAACATAGTTTTGCAGATCGGATAGAACCATCACTATATTGTTTTATATCACTTAATTGACAGGGTTTTATATTTCCGGATGCATCCTGAACTTCAAGCTGCCAGGCATACGCCGGATCCAGGGAAACCGGGACAAAAACCGGGTCAGAGCGTTCCCAGCTCACACTATTAAAGACGACTAAGGGTATCATTGAATTTCTTTTCAATACTATCCTTGAAGCGATGTCCTTAAGATTTGAAAACAGTATTTCTTCAGCAAGATTCCTGGCATGATAATACTTTTCCTGGAAGAGGGCATCCGTAATGTCGCCATGTTTACCACCCCAGCCATGATCAGGGTAAATGCGTGATTCCCATGCTTCATTGAGCTTATCCACCGGGTAATTTCTGAAGGACTGATTTGTCCAGGCATTCGCTGTTGCAAATTTTTCAGCAGCAGTCAATAGGATGTCCGCCTCCCGGCTGGCTTTAATGGCTTTCTGATGGGTGGGTCCATGAATATAAAGCCATACTGCCGGTCTTTCTCCTTGATGTTTAGGAATGATCGATGCATTGTTGCTGAATTCATTGATGAAATCCGGTGTCAGTGCAAGTTTAATCTTCGGTAATTCAATAGGTATATAATTGCCCTTTTCATCCTGTATTTCCGTGATCTGATTCCAGTCCCTGATTAAATGGCTATAGTCTTTGGCAGGACTCATATCCCAATCAGAAAACAAAGGAATGACAGGATTATCGGCATTGGGTTCATAGTATCCTTTCCAGCTCATTGAGTTTTTAGCAATGTACTCAGCTGCTTCATAAAAATTTCTTTGCAGTGGGGTGAAATCTGTTCCATAATGACCTGCTGAATAGGTGGTTACAAATGAGCCATCCGGGCTATACCATTTGAATATTCCTTTTTCCATGCGGCTGAGGGCCAGGAAATTCGTTCCCGATTTTTGTAGAATTTGTGGCATCTGCAAGGTCCGACCCGGTACATCCTGGTTCCAGTAAGTGTTGGCAGTATAGCCGAATTCCTTCTTTAGCCACCGTGCTCCAAAATAAAACTGCCTGCTAAGGGCTTCACCTGAAAGAATCTCTTCATAAGGTTGGGTATAACTTGAGCCACAAGATAAATTCCCGCTTTTTAGCAGGCTTGCGACTAGACTTTTTCTTTCAGGATGCCTGGTGATATACTCCTTAAGCATCAATGCATCTTCGATATCAAACCTGTATTCAGGGTCTGTTTGTGCTTTATCAAAAAGAGGTGTGAGTAACATTGTATCCCTCAGAAGTATGCATTTTTCAGGAGAATCCATCCATGCAATGTCCTGGTGGCTCGAATTCATGAGGTAAATGGTTCCTTTTGCAAGACCTGAACCTGCAAGTGCTTTTAACGAACTCACTGTTTTCGGCTTATACGTCCTTATCGCATGGATTTCGTATGAGTTCTCTCCTTTTATTACATCAGCCTGTAATAATGCCTTATAGGTGAGCCTCGTGGATTTTCCTTCTGCATCAATGGATGGTAAACTCAGGATTTCACCATACTCATCGGAAATTGCAACTGATGCTCCAACGGGAATAGCTTTCTTTAATGATAGTCTGCAGATTTGATTCCCTGATTCATCAGTCACATTCAGCAGGTAGGATTTCTTATTGATTTTCACAGAAACGGTTTTCCCTGCATATGTTTTAGGAAGCTGCACCTGGAGTTGAGGACTGGATTTCGCCCCGCTGATCAATAGTTTAGCCCAGGAATTATAACGCACAGATTCCTGTAAATAGGAGAAGGCATCAAGTGCTTTATAGATGATGATCCAGCTATTGCTTCCTGATGCTGATCCTACTATTTTAATATCGAGAGGTTTTCCTGGACTTAACCAGCTATTTGGTGCCCAGAGTGACATATATCCATGAGCATCAGAGTGTTGATCCATTTCAACAGTGATAAAGGCAAGGATGCCTCCATCTTCCGACTCCAGTTCAAATTTCTCCCTGTTTCCTGTGGGGATGATAAAACGCTTGACTCCATTGATATAAACATCAAATGTGGCGGAAGCATCAGTCATATCTATAGCAGCAATCCACACGAAACCTGAGCCTTTCTTTCCTGGTTCTACATTCACTTCTGAAGTTTGCCATTCAATAGCCATAGAGCCATCGTTGCAGCGGGTAAGCAAAGCATCTGTAAGATCATTCCGGAAACTATGATAACTGAAATCATTGCCTGGCAAACTTCTGACAAATCCTTCTTGATATTCCCTGGTTTTTATGGCAAAATCTGTCAGTGCCATGGAACGGTTGTTTTCTTGAGCCTTTCCTGTAATTCCTGATAGCTGCAGGAATATTATCACCAGATAATAAAGCCTTTTATGAATCATACCTTTAGTTTGAAGTTGGGAATTATTGTAAATCCAGTCAAATTGAACCCGATTTTGCAATCCTTACAAAAATAAGCAAATAGCATATCAGCCTTCATTGTCAATTCTTATTACTTTTAACTACCTCTTTAGTTAAAAATAATGGAAGTAGCAGGAATTAATGAACTTAAACGATCTCTGGGAACCTTGAAAAGCAAGGAATTAGTAGAGATATGCAGCCGATTGGCCCGATACAAAAAGGAAAATAAAGAGTTAATAAGCTATCTCCTTTTTTACAATGGGGATGAAAATGGTTTTATACAGGCTGTAAAGAATGAGATTCATCAAGGGTTTGAGAATATTAATAGCAATAATGCTTACTTTTTCCTCAAAGGATGCAGGAAAATCCTGAAAGTCACTAATAAATACTGCCGTTTTTCAGGTAAAAAAGAAACAGAGGTTGATTTATTGATGTATTATTTGAAAACTCTGAAGGAAACGGCTTACTCTTTTGATTCATCAGTGACACTTGGGAAATTTAAGGAACGGCAGGTGCTGAAAGTAAGAAAGGTGATTGCAAATTTGCATGAAGACCTGCAGTTTGATTATAATTTGGAATTAAATAATATTGAGTCATAATGGTATTTACCCTGGTTGTTGATAAAAACTGGTAGTAGTTATTAACAGTCTATTGCGTTTCGCTGCATAGTTAAATAATTTTGATTCTTCTATTATTAACATTAATTATTACAGTTTTCATCAGAGTACCTCATTCCTGTTTTACAAATTGATTCAGGACATTTAGAAATAAGAATTGTGTCAACCAGGCAATTTTATTGCCCAAGGTTTGGACTTCCATTTTAGTTTATCGTATTCATTATTAACTATTTAATTTTTTACTATCATGAGAAATTTACTTTTCATCTTCCTGTTTATTCAATTATCAATTCCCTGTCTTTACAGTCAGTTACCATGGTCGCAATTGGATTCATTCATTGTAAAAAGGCATAATCAAGCAAATAATCAAGTGGTTGAGATAGAAGTCCCGGGAGTTCTGCCGCTTCTTTTCAGGATGCCTGTTGCGACCATAAGCCCAACCGCAGTGTTGCTTGATGATGTCCCTGCTTACAGTTGGTCTTTTGGCTGTGCAAATACTGTGGGGGCAATGGCTGCCGGATATTACGATAATCATGGGTATCCCGGGTTATATACAGGGATTTCAAATGAAGGCCTCATGCCTCTGGATAACATCCTTTGGGGCACAGTGAATATCAATGGAGAAATCAGGAACCAATGTCCTCTGAGCGCTACTATGTTGGGACTGGATGAAAGGCAGTCTTATGGCCATGTAGATGATTTCTGGTACCAATACCATCATTACGGACCTGATCCTTATATCAGTCTTAACCGGAACCGACATACAGATGAAGATTGTACAGGGGATTTTATGGGTTCCAACCAGTCGGCTTTTAGCAATGCTGATGGAAATACAAGATTCTTTTTTCTTCCGGATGGTGCCCCTTTATATGACTATACCGGGAATGAGCCGAATCAACGGGATGGTTGTCATGGCCTGCGCCTGTTCTATGAGTCAAAGGAATGTATGCTCATCGAAAACTATACACAATTGGTTGCCGGGATGTATGGCAATGAAACTGGTTTTACCTTCAATCAGTTCATGGAAGAGATTGATAACGGAAGGCCGGTGTTAATTCAATTAGCAGGTCATTGTGTACTTGGCTTTGGTTATGACCAGACGGGACAATACATTTACCTGCATGATACATGGGATTATTCTGTTCATTCAATGGTTTGGGGTCAGAACTATGCCGGCATGCTCCACTGGGGTGTAACCGTGCTCCGGCTGGTTGCAGATTATGAACCCCCATTGGCTGATTTTACAGCCTCTTCATTGAGCATTTGTGCCGGGGAAATGGTTCAATTCCAGGATTATTCGCTTTATTCTCCAGAAAGTTGGGACTGGAGCTTTGAAGGTGCTCAAAATCAAACCTCAGGTGAACAACATCCCAATGTAATCTATCCTGAACCTGGCGTATTTTCTGTAAGTCTCACCGTTACAAATGCGTATGGGTATGATTCGAAAATAATCCATTCACTGATTAATGTAGGCGAACCTTGTTACTGCCTGGTAAATGGAAATGGTGAAGTATTTATTGAGGAGATGCGATTTGGGAATATTATCAGTTTGACAAATTACAGCCAGGGTGGCTATTCAATGATTGAAAATCTGAGTACGATGGTGTATGCAGGCCTACGCTATCCAATCTTAGTGCGGGTTTCGTCTGAAACACCTGGTATCAGCAAATGTGGGGTTTGGTTGGACTGGAACAGGGATATGTATTTTGAAGAGAATGAGTTAATAGTCTTAGATAGGGCAGGAGCGGGTTTATATACAGGCATTGTCCTGGTACCTCTCAATTCTGTTACAGGAAGGTCTCGTATAAGGGTCCAGGTAAATAATGACTCCTTTTTCTGTGCTTGTGGTGTATGCAGCGGTGAAACAGAGGATTATGCATTCATGATTGCTGATGTTCAATTATCTAAACAGATGATAGTCAAAGTCTTTCCTGAAGGATTATTTCAACACGGACCGGGTTTATTATCAACAGCAAAAACTGAATTGGGAAATGTTTTTCCGGACGATATTGTGGATGTAGTTTCAATAGAATTGACCGAGGCTTATGCTCCTTTTACAAAAGTATTTTCTTCTCATAATTTGGCATTAAACAACCAGGGATTGGTTCTTATGAGGCTGCCTTCATCTTTTAATAGTGCTTACTATCTGATTATCCGCCACAGAAATAGTGTTGCCATATGGTCGGCAACCGCCATCGTAATGGAAGGGAATAACCTTTATGTCGATTTTACCACATCTATAACAAGTGTTTATGGACAGAATCTTTTAAGTGATGGGGTGCATGCTTTGATCTATTCGGGAGATATCAACCAGGATGGTTATGTTGATGTTAATGATATCTTAAATGTTGAATCTTGTGCTTCGGCATTTCAAAAGGGCTTTTTGACTGAAGATATAAATGGTGATGGACTCATCGATGCTGAAGACCTGATTATTGTTGATAACAATTCGGCCCGGCATATTGTGGTTCAGGGCCCTGATTGAT encodes:
- a CDS encoding prolyl oligopeptidase family serine peptidase — translated: MKLNSFKSLLYFLFIFQFMFPASFLRASVKDTLLINEGLALPMARGTTETILLTNTIEAALALGTWSVPKEGDEVLQQDGKKYAWSRVKAGSQGWFNFPTRGVNYLYTTLEMEKDTVLIISLQGNDMVYINGAARTGNVYGTSDSYAAWEKDWNFVTIPVKLKKGKNEFIFRVSRGKMKAKLYAPSSLCQLIPNDLTLPDFLIEEEPAMPGAIEIINSTAYPRTDLVLEVIDMNGSCRTSTIPVIQPFSVRKCAFLFPEYLYKEKGEVPVKLQLSRKTGNRLELLDEVSIQLRVMDKSENHKETFLSKIDGSVQYYSVNPPRNYDWKSPTALIFSVHGASVEAINQSGSYYPKTWGMIVSPTNRRPYGYNWEDWGRMDALEVLEIATSKFPIDKSKVYLTGHSMGGHGTWHLGAMYPDRFAAIGPSAGWISFWSYRFKDVNLNDSTPVKKMIRRPTSPSETPLFAENYKQLGVYVIHGEDDDNVLIDQAKMMVNRLEEIGHKDYQFHYQPKAGHWWDESDEPGADCVDWPPMFDFFTRHTIPANDQVLNIDFLTSNPGVSSRNHWLLIDAQTEQLSMSEAHLKVEPGQGKFSGTTSNIARLALDLDIVSGKEKIWIELDKTKAFEVIVKPGQKQLWLELSKGKWNVVGEPDMALKNANRYGTFKDVFKNRMVFVYGTRGNAEENTWAFDKARYDAERFWYQGNGSIEVVADTDFDTLAFAGRNIILFGNRDTNKAWDLLLYNSPVQVTKESVKVNDEIYKGNDLACLFVRPRNGDEISLVGVVSGTGLTGMRICTRLPYLSPGIGLPDCTVLNARVMTGGEEGVILTGFFGLDWSVEKGEFAGKN
- a CDS encoding DUF2062 domain-containing protein translates to MKFLDSIYHKILLPLRVLPAKGFSNEKLAFSLTIGILVGCFPIIGTTTLLGVLFAALFRQNLAIIQSLNWVLAPVQLILILPLIRFGAILFQAQDHKIQLHLILNAFDQGILHGIGFLGILSIYGIVAWMLLAIPAGLLCYYLIRFLLNSRKKKQQSSSDVLSRT
- a CDS encoding alpha-mannosidase is translated as MIHKRLYYLVIIFLQLSGITGKAQENNRSMALTDFAIKTREYQEGFVRSLPGNDFSYHSFRNDLTDALLTRCNDGSMAIEWQTSEVNVEPGKKGSGFVWIAAIDMTDASATFDVYINGVKRFIIPTGNREKFELESEDGGILAFITVEMDQHSDAHGYMSLWAPNSWLSPGKPLDIKIVGSASGSNSWIIIYKALDAFSYLQESVRYNSWAKLLISGAKSSPQLQVQLPKTYAGKTVSVKINKKSYLLNVTDESGNQICRLSLKKAIPVGASVAISDEYGEILSLPSIDAEGKSTRLTYKALLQADVIKGENSYEIHAIRTYKPKTVSSLKALAGSGLAKGTIYLMNSSHQDIAWMDSPEKCILLRDTMLLTPLFDKAQTDPEYRFDIEDALMLKEYITRHPERKSLVASLLKSGNLSCGSSYTQPYEEILSGEALSRQFYFGARWLKKEFGYTANTYWNQDVPGRTLQMPQILQKSGTNFLALSRMEKGIFKWYSPDGSFVTTYSAGHYGTDFTPLQRNFYEAAEYIAKNSMSWKGYYEPNADNPVIPLFSDWDMSPAKDYSHLIRDWNQITEIQDEKGNYIPIELPKIKLALTPDFINEFSNNASIIPKHQGERPAVWLYIHGPTHQKAIKASREADILLTAAEKFATANAWTNQSFRNYPVDKLNEAWESRIYPDHGWGGKHGDITDALFQEKYYHARNLAEEILFSNLKDIASRIVLKRNSMIPLVVFNSVSWERSDPVFVPVSLDPAYAWQLEVQDASGNIKPCQLSDIKQYSDGSIRSAKLCFVAEKVPSIGYKTYYLRASDKKSSIDQNKHTGTFENEFYSVKLTAGGIASLYDKVLKQEILDTTTFKGAEVFTLHSEGTGAGEFADIQQVDMQGLDKASNYPSQWVCMENGDVYTEFRLRQPIQNAMIEQSLRFYHQIKRIDINLSLLNYEGILYREYRIAFPLKMQENQLSYEVPFGVLNVGLDEFDGAAGERYTTKCSEIHPRGIGNWISASNSQWGASLSSSVAVVDYIDPSNPDSKKLILQPILLSSRRSCHEEGNEYLQTGDHHFSFSLFTHAPGWINGFRNAQQANENLYVVTDPNSFSMASLPEELSFFSTQSPDLILSTVKQQEDGKGTTFRVYNISPEPTELNFKGFLPLKKAHHANLLEFPAKELLPKEGSVIFPIGAYGIETFIVE
- a CDS encoding PKD domain-containing protein is translated as MRNLLFIFLFIQLSIPCLYSQLPWSQLDSFIVKRHNQANNQVVEIEVPGVLPLLFRMPVATISPTAVLLDDVPAYSWSFGCANTVGAMAAGYYDNHGYPGLYTGISNEGLMPLDNILWGTVNINGEIRNQCPLSATMLGLDERQSYGHVDDFWYQYHHYGPDPYISLNRNRHTDEDCTGDFMGSNQSAFSNADGNTRFFFLPDGAPLYDYTGNEPNQRDGCHGLRLFYESKECMLIENYTQLVAGMYGNETGFTFNQFMEEIDNGRPVLIQLAGHCVLGFGYDQTGQYIYLHDTWDYSVHSMVWGQNYAGMLHWGVTVLRLVADYEPPLADFTASSLSICAGEMVQFQDYSLYSPESWDWSFEGAQNQTSGEQHPNVIYPEPGVFSVSLTVTNAYGYDSKIIHSLINVGEPCYCLVNGNGEVFIEEMRFGNIISLTNYSQGGYSMIENLSTMVYAGLRYPILVRVSSETPGISKCGVWLDWNRDMYFEENELIVLDRAGAGLYTGIVLVPLNSVTGRSRIRVQVNNDSFFCACGVCSGETEDYAFMIADVQLSKQMIVKVFPEGLFQHGPGLLSTAKTELGNVFPDDIVDVVSIELTEAYAPFTKVFSSHNLALNNQGLVLMRLPSSFNSAYYLIIRHRNSVAIWSATAIVMEGNNLYVDFTTSITSVYGQNLLSDGVHALIYSGDINQDGYVDVNDILNVESCASAFQKGFLTEDINGDGLIDAEDLIIVDNNSARHIVVQGPD